From Melanotaenia boesemani isolate fMelBoe1 chromosome 12, fMelBoe1.pri, whole genome shotgun sequence, a single genomic window includes:
- the LOC121650727 gene encoding bromodomain adjacent to zinc finger domain protein 2B isoform X4, which produces MESRERLAPPSPALPSFHKASSSTNSSPAPTHTLPTQYSPAPSPEGSNPLTFCSLSLQMKGDERSNISVNPAFGHHTSSSSCLEFGGLGSLGLSTLAAQPQFGIFPDWWRPSEAHTTGASAFFPPFLSLYPAFVSTFNSLNPLDPQSHISVSVGMNGAINGGSTLSPTVNSTVNFSSYPAKENKTGAQNKRDQNQKNIQESMKLHQQIFQKTKKPTKIPPETSSTSGCLSGSESSSDGEECSSGPDDMEEEDKDDRSNESDDSDSEEETPVKKKVKRLTHSTSESKKRRPCVSDGSITQLNHCRSVPVTYSYHLQSSSHLAGPPKSTAPLPQSARTLEEGGQQHISVIQTTGLSLRNGSSTRSHREASPLLMKSSSNSISVPSSSKHLVDPTPSKQNFAASSHKPLALCSTKKTFSSCSSYKYPPLGSSSHFSISSLSKPRTPLASKESLYNPKFFMPPEKLAPSVSSMKESCGNLPGEGSSHPNTLKQKSVKQTSSARPKNQICSDTKLLTNFHPKEDNYSAVQDAPLALITKPRSQSSAPNTRPPLAATRPSYLMPIYLSTGTKEMSRSSDSSFKSSASSGLPAGSKKAARNCVSDFHSSKDSEDSFGDNDDDGDDEDDIEDEDSGSSLSDSDSNLESDSSGSEADIKECVKTQVDSDADRIPLKPAEASSHKSSFNRSANCSVLNLQGSRPQGPLRGGLPNPITSIGALNYNCNPSPSFTPGTIAGSGRRRRVTDERVLQLPLEFGWRRETQVRTVAGRLQGEVAYFAPCGKKLRQYPDVMKYLVRNGITEISRDNFSFSTKIKVGDFYEAREGQQGLEWCLLAEDEIATCIIAMDGRRSRRPKSAHQLPGDSFGARHPHPVNLGENNFQDVNDSKLLRKLEAQEIARQAAQIKMMRKLEKQATAQAAKEARRQQAIIAAEERRKKREEMKILKQQEKIKRIQQIRMEKELRAQQILEAKRKKKEAAANAKILEAEKRNKEKEMRRLQAVILKHQERERRKHHMVLMKAVEARKKAEVKERLRQEKKDEKRLNKERKLELRRLELEKAKELKKPNEDMFLADHKPLPELSRIPGLVLPGSTFSDCLMVLQFLRSFGKVLRLDLHAEIFSIIKLQEGLLNIGDSMHKVQDLLVSMLSAAVCDPGIPAGHKSKTILGDHLTSVEINRDNMSEILQMYMEGFSDQTEVAALATSLKTKAFQAHSPSQKASMLAFLVNELCCSKAVISEIDKNIDCMTNLRKDKWVVEGKLRKLRSIHAKTTGKRDGCVGGEDNLTFGPPAVRNKGKRKDGDSEEEEDEDDDSEEQGDDDEEEEEDSGGKKGKKAEMCEEEDDGANSASIEELEKQIEKACKLQSQIRQKLFDSSHSLRSMMIGEDRYKRRYWVLPQCGGIFVEGMENGEGYENVVEEKRQTASRMIRLKEENQEEARKPAVSIPAQSRDIYKRRPVCQQDNLFLQKPSSLSKLSKLLDVAKMAHDSDMSAQKIYTGEVPAMAFYPSYPTSQTDKTDASISSLLSAAQLKHSLWMTHSPKSILHYDQLSKILTENSSEWFSLLPRSPCDGSSVTSGSSPPASSSSPQPIRTKSPSFLFSNPTATEIYNTTTGINSSQSHIPKQVKSGIHQSRLTLSDVFSSGTSPSLPISGTSLPSQHAEGNGNKVHCLADTNSVNKSETPEPQSDKSSCASFPAVESAKTQDYPCPQPIPEEMLHGWWRVSDMENLHSLVKTLHSRGIRERALQKQIQKHLEHATQLCANSKDEFDVTELEKLEVSRETLETWCVEQQAMEVDIGLLQQVEALERKVVSASLQVKGWMPPEPQSDSKNLVYHEHKLSSLLTLENKGQKETSQEEFQGSVVRRPNNPLDIAVSRLLELERNIEQSNEEGVAPRMRLWHKALSQVRSSAQLSLCIQQLQKSIAWERAIMRVHCQLCQKGDNEELLLLCDGCDKGCHTYCHNPKITTVPDGDWFCHSCAAKESNQTPHSRKQQSRTAAGGKKCEVKRDSKPSVVGEFISEENASSNNMSRKNTKEIKKRKGDYCSQARNDSPVSSAKKAKTSRDGNNALAMCRMLLAELEAHQDAWPFLTPVNLKTVPGYRKVIKKPMDFSTIKEKLINNLYLNLETFIIDVNLVFDNCEKFNEDDSEIGRAGHNMRRFFDQRWSELLQ; this is translated from the exons ATGGAGTCAAGAGAGCGGCTGGCCCCTCCATCCCCAGCCCTACCCTCTTTTCACAAGGCCTCATCTTCAACCAACTCCTCCCCTGCCCCAACCCACACACTTCCCACCCAGTACAGTCCAGCTCCTAGTCCTGAAGGCAGCAACCCTCTCACCTTCTGCA GTCTGTCGCTGCAGATGAAGGGGGATGAACGTTCAAATATAAGTGTCAATCCTGCTTTTGGACACCATACATCAAGTTCATCCTGCCTTGAGTTTGGGGGCCTCGGAAGTCTGGGTTTGTCCACTTTGGCTGCTCAGCCACAGTTTGGCATATTTCCAG ATTGGTGGCGGCCTTCTGAGGCACATACCACAGGAGCCAGCGCCTTCTTTCCCCCTTTTCTGAGTCTGTATCCTGCATTTGTGTCAACATTCAATAGCCTCAATCCTCTAGATCCACAGTCACACATCTCAG TTTCTGTAGGTATGAATGGAGCAATAAACGGTGGAAGTACTCTGTCTCCTACTGTGAACTCTACTGTAAACTTCAGCTCATATccagcaaaagaaaataaaacgggagctcaaaacaaaagagatCAGAATCAAAAGAACATCCAAGAGTCAATGAAACTACACCAGCAGATCTTTCAGAAAACAAAG AAGCCAACAAAAATACCACCAGAGACATCCAGCACAAGCGGCTGCTTGTCGGGGTCAGAAAGCTCCAGTGATGGTGAAGAGTGCAGCAGTGGTCCTGATgacatggaggaggaggataagGATGATCGGAGCAATGAGAGCGATGACTCAGATTCTGAAGAAGAGACTCCAGTTAAAAAGAAAGTCAAA CGGTTGACACACAGCACTTCAGAGAGTAAAAAGAGAAGACCTTGTGTTTCTGATGGAAGCATTACTCAACTGAATCATTGTCGCAGTGTTCCGGTGACTTACTCTTATCACCTCCAGTCCTCTTCTCATCTTGCTGGCCCACCTAAATCCACAGCACCGCTTCCTCAGAGCGCCAGGACTTTAGAGGAAGGAGGCCAGCAGCACATCAGTGTCATACAGACCACAGGACTGTCACTCAGAAATGGTTCCTCAACACGGTCCCACAGAGAGGCCAGCCCTCTGCTCATGAAGTCCTCATCTAACTCCATCTCCGTCCCCAGCTCATCAAAACACTTAGTTGACCCGACCCCATCAAAGCAAAATTTTGCCGCCTCTTCTCACAAACCTCTGGCTCTCTGTTCCACTAAGAAAACCTTTTCATCATGTTCCTCATATAAATATCCACCACTTGGTTCATCCAGTCATTTTTCCATCTCCTCTTTATCCAAACCAAGAACACCTTTAGCCTCAAAAGAGTCATTGTATAACCCCAAATTTTTTATGCCTCCTGAAAAGCTCGCACCATCTGTCAGTAGCATGAAAGAGAGCTGTGGAAACCTTCCAGGTGAGGGGTCATCACACCCGAACACTCTGAAACAG AAATCTGTGAAGCAGACTTCCTCTGCGCGACCTAAGAACCAAAtctg CAGTGACACAAAATTGCTCACAAACTTCCACCCTAAAGAAGATAACTACAGTGCAGTTCAAGATGCACCTCTGGCCCTCATCACTAAACCCCGCAGCCAGAGCAGCGCTCCCAACACCAGACCACCCTTGGCAGCTACCAGGCCGTCCTACCTCATGCCAATCTACTTGAGCACTGGCACCAAGGAGATGTCTCGCAGCTCTGATTCATCCTTTAAATCTTCTGCCTCGTCAGGACTTCCTGCCGGATCAAAGAAGGCCGCCAGAAACTGTGTGTCTGATTTCCACAGCAGCAAAGACTCAGAGGACTCTTTTGGAGACAATGACGATGATGGcgatgatgaagatgacattGAGGATGAAGATTCTGGCAGTAGCCTTTCAG ACTCTGACAGCAATCTTGAGAGCGACTCCAGTGGTTCTGAGGCTGACATCAAGGAGTGTGTTAAGACACAAGTGGATAGCGATGCAGACAGGATTCCTCTTAAACCAGCTGAAGCATCTTCTCACAAATCCTCCTTTAACCGCTCAGCCAACTGCTCAGTGCTTAACTTGCAGGGTTCCAGGCCTCAAGGTCCACTGAGAGGTGGTTTACCGAACCCTATCACCAGCATTGGGGCCTTGAATTACAATTGCAACCCGTCCCCATCCTTCACACCAGGAACGATAGCAG GGTCAGGGAGAAGGAGACGGGTCACAGATGAGAGAGTTCTGCAATTGCCTCTTGAGTTTGG gtGGAGGAGAGAGACCCAGGTCAGGACCGTGGCGGGGCGTCTGCAAGGGGAGGTGGCTTACTTTGCTCCATGTGGGAAGAAGCTGCGTCAGTATCCTGATGTAATGAAG tACTTAGTCAGGAATGGAATAACTGAAATCTCCCGGGACAACTTTAGCTTTAGCACAAAAATTAAAGTTGGTGACTTCTATGAGGCCAGAGAAGGACAACAG GGTTTAGAGTGGTGTTTGCTGGCTGAAGATGAGATCGCTACCTGCATCATCGCGATGGATGGGAGGCGTAGCCGACGCCCAAAGTCTGCACACCAGCTGCCAGGTGACAGCTTTGGAGCCAGACATCCTCATCCTGTAAATCTTGGTGAAAATAATTTCCAAGATGTCAACGATTCCAAGCTGTTGCGTAAACTGGAAGCTCAAG AAATAGCTCGACAGGCAGCTCAGATCAAAATGATGAGAAAACTTGAGAAGCAGGCCACGGCACAAGCAGCCAAGGAGGCAAGAAGGCAACAAG CAATAATTGCTGCTGAGGAGAGGCGTAAAAAGCGAGAAGAGATGAAGATCCTTAAACAGCAA GAGAAGATCAAGCGCATTCAGCAAATTCGTATGGAGAAAGAACTCCGTGCACAGCAAATTCTTGAG gcaaaaagaaagaaaaaagaagcagcagccAATGCAAAAATACTGGAAGCTGAAAAACGAAACAAG GAGAAAGAGATGCGTAGACTTCAAGCTGTCATCCTTAAGCATCAG GAGAGGGAAAGACGCAAGCATCACATGGTACTAATGAAAGCTGTGGAGGCCCGTAAGAAGGCAGAG GTGAAAGAACGTCtgagacaagaaaagaaagatgagaaaaggttaAACAAGGAGAGGAAGCTGGAACTCAGAAGGCTGGAGCTGGAAAAAGCaaaggagctgaagaagccaAATGAAGACATGTTTTTAGCAGATCATAAG CCTCTTCCAGAGCTGTCTCGTATCCCTGGTCTGGTCTTACCAGGAAGCACCTTTTCTGACTGCCTgatggtgttgcagtttctacGTAGCTTTGGAAAGGTCCTGAGACTGGATTTACATGCAGAAATATTCAGCATAATTAAGCTTCAGGAGGGGCTGCTTAACATTGGGGACAGTATGCACAAAGTGCAGGACCTACTGGTTAGCATGctgtctgcagctgtgtgtgacCCTGGTATACCTGCTGGACACAAG agCAAAACTATTTTGGGGGACCACCTTACCAGTGTGGAGATCAACCGAGACAACATGTCTGAGATCCTGCAGATGTACATGGAGGGCTTCTCCGACCAGACAGAGGTGGCTGCTCTGGCCACCAGCCTCAAGACAAAGGCTTTTCAGGCCCACAGTCCATCACAGAAAGCCTCCATGCTAGCATTCTTGGTTAATGAGCTCTGCTGTAGTAAGGCTGTGATCAG TGAGATCGACAAAAACATTGACTGCATGACCAACCTGCGGAAGGACAAGTGGGTTGTTGAGGGAAAGCTTCGAAA ACTGAGGAGCATCCATGCTAAGACGACAGGAAAGAGAGACGGCTGTGTAGGAGGAGAGGACAACCTTACCTTTGGACCCCCAGCTGTCAGAAACAAAGGCAAGAGGAAAGATGGGGACAGCGAAGAAGAAGAGGACGAGGATGATGACAGCGAAGAGCAaggagatgatgatgaggaggaggaggaggattcAGGGGGAAAGAAAGGGAAGAAAGCAGAGATGTGTGAAGAAGAG GATGATGGTGCAAACTCAGCCAGCATCGAGGAGCTGGAGAAACAGATTGAGAAAGCATGCAAG ttaCAAAGTCAAATTAGACAGAAGCTGTTTGACTCATCTCACTCACTGCGCTCTATGATGATTGGTGAGGACAGATATAAGAGGCGTTACTGGGTCCTTCCACAGTGTGGTGGCATCTTTGTTGAAGGCATGGAGAATGGTGAAG GCTATGAGAATGTGGTGGAGGAGAAAAGACAGACGGCCTCCCGGATGATCAGATTAAAAGAGGAGAATCAGGAAGAGGCAAGAAAACCAGCGGTGTCTATCCCAGCCCAAAGCAgagatatttataaaagaagACCAGTGTGCCAACAAGACAATCTCTTCCTCCAGAAACCCAGCTCCTTATCTAAGCTCAGCAAGCTGCTGGATGTAGCCAAAATGGCTCATGATTCAGACATGAGTGCTCAGAAAATTTATACTGGTGAAGTTCCTGCCATGGCGTTTTATCCCTCTTATCCTACCTCACAGACAGATAAAACGGATGCTTCAATATCATCTCTGCTCAGTGCTGCCCAGCTCAAGCACAGTCTCTGGATGACCCACAGCCCTAAATCCATCCTTCATTATGACCAGCTGTCCAAGATATTGACTGAAAACAGCAGCGAGTGGTTTAGCCTCCTGCCCCGCTCTCCTTGCGATGGGTCCTCTGTGACCTCTGGCTCCAgtcctccagcttcctcctcctcgcCACAACCCATCAGAACCAAAtctccttccttcctcttctCTAATCCCACTGCAACAGAAATCTACAACACCACAACTGGGATCAATAGCAGCCAATCACACATCCCTAAG CAAGTAAAGTCTGGCATTCATCAGAGCAGACTGACACTGTCTGACGTGTTCAGCTCGGGAACAAGTCCCAGCCTGCCCATCTCTGGCACTTCTCTACCCTCCCAGCATGCGGAGGGTAATGGAAACAAGGTCCACTGTCTGGCAGATACTAACTCTGTCAACAAGAGTGAGACTCCAGAGCCCCAGAGTGACAAGTCCTCTTGTGCCTCTTTCCCTGCTGTGGAGTCAGCCAAGACCCAGGACTATCCCTGTCCTCAACCTATTCCTGAGG AGATGCTGCATGGCTGGTGGAGAGTGTCAGACATGGAGAACCTGCACAGTCTGGTTAAGACCCTCCATAGTCGGGGCATCAGAGAGAGGGCCTTGCAGAAACAGATTCAGAAACATTTGGAGCATGCAACCCAACTCTGTGCCAACAGTAAAGATG AATTTGATGTGACAGAATTGGAAAAGCTGGAGGTTAGCAGGGAGACGTTAGAGACCTGGTGTGTTGAGCAACAAGCCATGGAGGTGGACATAGGTCTCCTGCAGCAGGTCGAAGCTCTGGAGAGAAAAGTCGTTTCTGCCAGCCTGCAAGTCAAG GGTTGGATGCCCCCTGAGCCTCAATCAGACAGTAAGAATCTAGTCTATCATGAGCACAAGCTCTCTTCTTTGTTGACTTTGGAGAACAAAGGTCAGAAAGAAACCAGCCAGGAGGAATTTCAGGGCTCTGTGGTTCGGCGGCCCAACAATCCTCTTGATATCGCAGTCAGCAGGCTGTTAGAGCTGGAGAGGAACATTGAGCAAAG CAATGAGGAGGGCGTGGCACCTCGGATGAGACTGTGGCATAAAGCCCTCAGTCAAGTCCGGAGCTCAGCTCAGCTCTCGCTCTGCAttcagcagcttcagaaatccATCGCATGGGAGCGAGCCATCATGAGAGTG cacTGCCAACTCTGCCAAAAGGGAGATAATGAGGAGCTGCTTTTGCTTTGTGATGGCTGTGACAAAGGCTGCCACACTTACTGCCATAACCCCAAGATCACCACAGTACCTGATGGAGACTGGTTTTGTCATTCTTGTGCAGCTAAG GAAAGTAATCAAACCCCTCACAGCCGGAAACAACAGAGCCGAACAGCTGCAGGAGGAAAGAAATGTGAGGTAAAACGTGACAGTAAGCCATCTGTAGTGGGAGAGTTCATCAGTGAGGAGAATGccagcagcaacaacatgtccaggaaaaatacaaaggaGATCAAAAAGAGGAAAGGAGACTATTGCTCCCAGGCAAGGAATGACAGCCCTGTTTCCTCTGCGAAAAAAGCCAAGACATCCAGGGATGGCAACAATGCGTTGGCAATGTGCCG AATGCTGCTGGCTGAGCTGGAGGCCCATCAGGATGCATGGCCCTTTCTCACACCGGTCAACCTCAAAACTGTCCCTGGATATAGAAAAGTCATCAAAAAGCCCATGGACTTCTCCACCATCAAAGAAAAGCTCATCAACAACCT GTACTTAAATCTGGAAACGTTCAT